The proteins below are encoded in one region of Synchiropus splendidus isolate RoL2022-P1 chromosome 13, RoL_Sspl_1.0, whole genome shotgun sequence:
- the LOC128769019 gene encoding zinc finger protein 26-like produces the protein MSVLTSQTLRDQLSGILAALTRAAVEEILGLMDEGYAVLQTEIARSHKENQDLRKKLHLIESIIGRGTCGGLLAGPTVVEKQPEPTKPQRAEEPELPDVVLIKDEDTDTDSNDGFSQEPTHSDSAVKTKPAEGRKSPTHTSTPVYQVDSPRSEPSCSTPLCMDTAGASQLTLHGSQMDSVMEPCSEGAELDSTWSKPSQSHVTFPQYGQSEDGESFNLVITGVRGSGSQEPQLLENTTFQYEFCRDSKFGDSRTQRFVCAVCNKTYATSQNLAVHMRTHTGERPFSCTQCGKKFTQSAHLKSHLSIHSGMRPFNCSLCSRGFISKYSLRLHMKKQHSNI, from the exons ATGTCCGTTTTGACCAGTCAGACTCTTCGGGACCAGCTGTCCGGGATCTTGGCCGCGCTAACTCGAGCGGCCGTGGAGGAGATCCTCGGGCTGATGGACGAGGGCTACGCGGTGCTGCAGACGGAAATCGCCCGGAGCCACAAGGAGAACCAGGACCTGAGGAAGAAGCTGCACCTCATCGAGTCCATCATCGGCCGCGGGACCTGCGGGGGTCTGCTGGCCGGGCCGACGGTCGTGGAGAAACAGCCTGAACCGACGAAACCTCAGCGGGCGGAGGAGCCGGAG CTTCCAGATGTGGTGTTGATCAAAGACGAAGACACGGACACGGACAGCAATGACGGCTTCAGCCAAG AGCCGACACACTCTGACTCTGCGGTCAAGACCAAACCTGCCGAAGGAAGGAAGTCGccgactcacacctccacacCTGTCTACCAAGTGGACTCCCCTCGAAGTGAGCCCAGCTGCTCCACACCGCTCTGCATGGACACAGCGGGGGCGAGCCAGCTGACTCTGCACGGCAGTCAGATGGACTCAGTGATGGAGCCGTGCTCGGAAGGAGCGGAGCTGGACTCCACGTGGAGCAAGCCTTCCCAGAGTCACGTGACCTTCCCGCAGTACGGCCAGAGCGAGGACGGAGAGTCCTTCAACCTGGTGATCACAGGGGTCCGGGGCTCAGGCTCCCAGGAACCGCAGCTGTTGGAAAACACCACCTTTCAGTATGAGTTCTGCCGCGACTCCAAGTTTGGTGACTCGAGGACGCAACGCTTCGTCTGCGCGGTCTGTAACAAGACATACGCTACGTCGCAGAACCTGGCGGTGCACATGCGGACCCACACGGGCGAGAGACCCTTCTCCTGCACACAGTGTGGCAAGAAGTTCACGCAGTCGGCTCACCTGAAGTCGCACCTGAGCATCCACTCAGGCATGCGGCCCTTCAACTGCTCGCTCTGCTCCAGAGGCTTCATCTCCAAATACTCGCTGAGGCTGCACATGAAGAAACAGCACTCCAACATCTGA
- the epdr1 gene encoding mammalian ependymin-related protein 1, with the protein MPRLLLLLMSAAAGPLLLGLLALAAPRTADPCTAPLQWEGRWVQYDHSTGRNRRAAVSYDAQNQRIRVLQQHKKHTPCQRFFEYIYLYQSMVMFQIDQKTLECSKVALTEAWDPFDIPLNSTFEDQYLIGGPGDSVEVQEWSDRKPARKHETWVGVYTLKDCYPVQETYSFNSSLVTSTRFFSLQLGISDPNVFTPPSTCQEALPHLIVQSHC; encoded by the exons ATGCCACGACTGCTGCTCCTTCTCATGTCTGCCGCCGCAGGGCCGCTCCTTCTCGGCCTGCTGGCGCTGGCGGCGCCTCGAACTGCCGATCCGTGCACAGCCCCGCTGCAGTGGGAGGGCAGGTGGGTCCAGTACGACCACAGTACCGGGAGGAACAGACGGGCCGCGGTCTCCTACGACGCCCAGAACCAGAGGATCCgagtgctgcagcagcacaagAAGCACACCCCGTGTCAGAG GTTCTTCGAATACATCTACCTGTACCAGAGCATGGTGATGTTCCAGATCGACCAGAAGACTCTGGAGTGCTCCAAGGTGGCACTGACTGAGGCCTGGGATCCGTTCGACATCCCACTGAACTCCACCTTCGAGGACCAGTACCTCATCGGGGGGCCCGGGGACAGTGTGGAGGTCCAGGAGTGGTCAGACAGGAAGCCAGCACGCAAAC ACGAGACCTGGGTGGGGGTCTACACCCTGAAGGACTGCTACCCGGTCCAGGAAACCTACAGCTTCAACAGCAGCCTGGTCACCTCCACGCGCTTCTTCAGCCTGCAGCTGGGCATCAGTGACCCCAACGTCTTTACGCCACCAAGCACCTGCCAGGAGGCGCTGCCCCACCTGATTGTCCAGTCCCACTGCTGA